TACTTTTGCCCTTTTGCCATTGTAGACACTTCCTTCCCTTTTTATATTTTAAGGTGTTCGGCTTTTTGTGTCTACACTAATATACTAACACCACAGCCAACTCTTCAGCATTTGGATTAGGAACAAGTCCTGCATCACTAAATACAAATATACCATTTGATCCAAAATCACAATCAGGAACAACCATTACAAAAAATGAAGACACTAATTTTGTATTTGGAGCAGTTTTTAATATTTGAAGAGATGGTCTAAGTACATTAGCAGTAGAGTTCACAGCACCAGCTACCATTCCATCGGCGATACCTTTTTTAACCATCATTACTCCAAAATAAAGAGGATCTTTAAGAAGTTTTTCGGCCTGTTCTCTAGTCAATCCTTTGCTTTTTCTTAATTCTACTAAAGTATCAACAAAATCGTTCATACGATCATAATGTTCTGGATCGACAATGTTTGCACCAGAAATATTCAAGCCTTCTGC
This genomic interval from Defluviitalea raffinosedens contains the following:
- a CDS encoding phosphate acyltransferase — protein: MDFLQSIKQKAKACKKTIVLPESLERRTLEAAQIILQEELANIILVGNEAAILEKAEGLNISGANIVDPEHYDRMNDFVDTLVELRKSKGLTREQAEKLLKDPLYFGVMMVKKGIADGMVAGAVNSTANVLRPSLQILKTAPNTKLVSSFFVMVVPDCDFGSNGIFVFSDAGLVPNPNAEELAVVLVY